The following nucleotide sequence is from Nitrospira sp..
CTCTTCTGCCTTGATCTGCATGGCTACTCCTTGGTCAACACACGCTGCATGGCGCTCAGTCGGCCCCGGACCGTGCTGTCTACGACGGTGCTGCCCAGGCGGATGTGGAGACCGGCGACATGTTCAGGTTCTATATGGAAAGTGACATCGACGTCGCGCTGTAAAAGATCGCGCAATCGGGTGGTGATCCGATCCTGCTCGGCCGCGGGCAAGGCATTCGCGGATGACACTAGCACTTGCTGCGTCCCCTTGGATTGATCCACGAGCTTGGCGAAGGCCTCGGCGATGTCCGGCAGGAAACTGACCCGATTCTTTTTGACCAAGAGTTCGAGAAATCTCTGGCCGACCGGCGGGCATCCGAGTCGAGTGGCCAATTCAATCAGCGCACCCAATTTGGTCTCTTCCGGGAACACAGGAGAAGCGATGGCATGGCGTAACGCAGCGGACTGCGTGAAGGCCTCTCCCAGCCCGTTCAACGCCGAGCGGGCGGGCTCGATGCTTGGGGTATCAAGAAGTTCGAACAGGGCTTTTGCGTATCGACGTGCGACGGCTGTCTTAATCACAATGGACTATCCGCTACGGTTAACCGTGTTTTGATCAAACGGGAAGCTTGCGTGCGGTGGGCACGACAAAAAGCGCGCCAAGTTAGCATTCAAAAGCGGGTACTGTCAAGAAGTGATGCGTGGAGAGACGAGAGATGAGACGTCGCAACAAGCATGCGACCCGCGCCGATGCCGCTCGCGCAAGGCTTCCACTGAGCCTACGGCTCTCAAAATTGATACTGAAAAACTCTGGAGAGTTGACACGGCCTATGACCGCTGAATGATGCCGCCACCGAGTACCTGGTCACCATGATAGAAGACGGCGGACTGCCCCGGACTGAGTGCGCGCTGCG
It contains:
- the atpH gene encoding ATP synthase F1 subunit delta, whose amino-acid sequence is MIKTAVARRYAKALFELLDTPSIEPARSALNGLGEAFTQSAALRHAIASPVFPEETKLGALIELATRLGCPPVGQRFLELLVKKNRVSFLPDIAEAFAKLVDQSKGTQQVLVSSANALPAAEQDRITTRLRDLLQRDVDVTFHIEPEHVAGLHIRLGSTVVDSTVRGRLSAMQRVLTKE